From Deltaproteobacteria bacterium, the proteins below share one genomic window:
- a CDS encoding Na/Pi cotransporter family protein, whose product MDTAWLVLIGGLAIFLHGLDQAKSGLQLAAGDRLRRLIGAITSNRIVGAGAGLLFTVVIQSSTAVTLMVVDYCASGMCDFAEALAVLLGAGLGTTFIVQLVTFNISAYALLLVGAGVAGQLGSRAFAATGRILVGLGLLFFGLDVMGSGVVPLLRGAEGQAAVAFLASRPILSVAAAAAVTVLLQGSAPTIGLVLSAAAAGSLSLEGAIPFVLGANIGTTLTPLLHALRKPIDGRRAAVANITLKIVGAVVVLPLLGPAAHAVALTSASGARQVANAHTLYNAVIMVLGLISLGPIARLVERFYAPELGEQAFRVRHLAPEALDTPALAFGQAVRELMNMAEIVADMLRGIAEPLLENQRDKCDVIVAEDDKVDLLNREIRFYLARLGSDRMSPQQGNRRMQLINVCSDLEGVGDVITRSLIPLARKKADQGVNFSEEGRKELEALLDQVGEAFDTAVSAFATSDEELGRRAQRLVDHITQEEERLRRNHIERLQRSEPGTRGSSSIHLDVLSDLADIAGMLHSLIVAAERPQMSEAEAG is encoded by the coding sequence ATGGACACCGCCTGGCTGGTCCTCATTGGAGGGCTGGCGATCTTTCTGCACGGCCTCGACCAGGCCAAGAGCGGCCTCCAGCTCGCCGCGGGTGACCGGCTCCGTCGGCTCATCGGCGCCATCACCTCCAACCGCATCGTGGGCGCGGGCGCGGGCCTGCTCTTCACGGTGGTGATCCAGTCATCCACGGCCGTGACGCTGATGGTGGTCGACTACTGCGCCTCGGGCATGTGCGACTTCGCCGAGGCGCTCGCGGTGCTGCTCGGCGCCGGCCTGGGGACCACGTTCATCGTCCAGCTGGTCACGTTCAACATCTCCGCGTACGCGCTCTTGCTGGTGGGCGCGGGCGTGGCCGGCCAGCTCGGCTCGCGCGCGTTCGCCGCGACCGGACGCATCCTGGTGGGCCTGGGCCTGCTCTTCTTCGGCCTCGACGTGATGGGCTCGGGCGTGGTGCCGCTCTTGCGGGGCGCCGAAGGCCAGGCGGCGGTGGCTTTCCTCGCTTCTCGGCCGATCCTCTCGGTCGCGGCCGCCGCGGCGGTGACGGTGCTCTTGCAAGGCTCGGCGCCGACGATTGGACTGGTGCTCTCGGCAGCGGCCGCGGGGAGCCTGAGCCTCGAGGGTGCCATCCCGTTCGTGCTCGGCGCCAACATCGGCACCACGCTCACGCCGCTCTTGCACGCGCTGCGCAAGCCCATCGACGGACGGCGCGCGGCGGTGGCCAACATCACCTTGAAGATCGTGGGCGCGGTGGTGGTGCTCCCGCTGCTGGGTCCGGCGGCGCACGCCGTGGCGCTGACGTCGGCGAGCGGCGCGCGGCAGGTCGCCAATGCGCACACGCTCTACAACGCGGTGATCATGGTGCTCGGCTTGATTTCCCTGGGGCCGATCGCGCGGCTGGTGGAGCGCTTCTACGCGCCGGAGTTGGGCGAGCAGGCGTTCCGGGTGCGGCACCTCGCGCCCGAGGCGCTGGACACGCCGGCGCTCGCGTTTGGCCAGGCGGTGCGCGAGCTCATGAACATGGCGGAGATCGTGGCCGACATGCTCCGGGGCATCGCCGAGCCGCTCCTCGAGAACCAGCGCGACAAGTGCGACGTGATCGTCGCCGAGGACGACAAGGTCGACCTGCTCAACCGCGAGATCCGTTTCTACCTGGCGCGGCTCGGCTCGGACCGCATGAGCCCGCAGCAGGGCAACCGGCGCATGCAGCTCATCAACGTCTGCTCCGACCTCGAGGGCGTGGGCGACGTGATCACCCGCTCGCTGATCCCGCTCGCGCGCAAGAAGGCCGACCAGGGCGTGAACTTCTCCGAGGAGGGCCGCAAGGAGCTCGAGGCGCTGCTCGATCAGGTGGGCGAGGCGTTCGACACGGCGGTCTCCGCGTTCGCGACGAGCGACGAGGAGCTGGGACGGCGCGCGCAGCGGCTCGTGGATCACATCACCCAGGAAGAAGAGCGGCTGCGGCGAAACCACATCGAGCGATTGCAGCGGAGCGAGCCCGGCACGCGTGGCTCGAGCTCGATTCACCTCGATGTGCTCAGCGACCTCGCGGACATCGCGGGCATGCTGCACTCGTTGATTGTGGCGGCGGAGCGGCCGCAGATGTCCGAGGCAGAAGCCGGCTGA